The region GAATTCATTCCGGTAACACTATATGTAGCAGTTGAAGTTGGACTTACTACAATAGCAGAATTTGTACCTCCTGTTGACCATGTATAACTACCCGCACCGCTTGCTGTAAGTGTTGCACTCTGTCCTGAACATAAAGCAGACGCACTTGGCGTAATAACTATTGTTGGGCTTGAAGTAACTGTAACAGTTATTGGCGTCCTGGAAGCACTTGCTCCGCACGCTGTATTACTTTGCGCATAATAGGTAAATGTTCCTGCCGTTAGGGTTGGGGTAACATAACTCAATCCATTATTTAAAACTGTTGTTGATGTTGATGTTGAATGCCAAGTTACAGTTCCGGTAGATGTTGTTGTTAAAGTGGTGCTATTACCTGAGCAAATATTCAGTAAAGTCGATGAAGTTACATTAACAGGAGCACTTGGTGCAATACAAGCTGAAAGTTTTAAAATGAATCCATCTGTGTTACCGGCTGTTTGCATTGTATAAGTAGCAGCCCCACCATCAAAATCTGAATTACCATTAAAGCTACCACAAACATATATTGCATTGTTAACACCATCGAACCAAACTGACCCCGCAAAATCAGTTAAATTTGTCCCTCCAATTTTTTGAGCAAATAAGAAATTACCGTTTGCATCTAATTTTTGTATATACAAATCGCTATTGGTTGCTCCGGCAGACAATAAGAACGTTCCTGTTCCAGGATCAAAATCGCAATTATTTCCTCTAAATTCTCCTGCACTGAAAACTTCTCCAAGGGAATTGACCGCTATGCCAAAACCTGTATCGGCCAATCCGCCGGCAGTAGTTGAAGTACCCATTCTTTTAGCCCATAAAAAACTTCCGGTAGCAGAATACTTCGCCACAAAAATATCACTTCCACCTGCTGATGTCATACTGAAGGAAGATGCACTTGGATCAAAATCAACACTACCTTGAAAATAACCGGTAACGTAAATGTTTCCTGATGCATCTACCTCAACATCTTCTATCTTATCCGAATTAACACCTCCAAAATTAAATGCTGAAACAAAATTTCCGGATGTATTTAACTTTAAAACAAAAGCGTCTTGTACACCATTTGAAATTAAATTAAATGTTCCGGCTCCCGGATCAAAATCTATTGTGCCTGAAAAATCACCTACTATAACCAAATTCCCCGACGCATCAAAATCAATATCTTCTGCTCTATCGAAATCTGTACCTACCGGTGATCCATAAGTTCTTACCCAAGAAAAAACACCAGTAGTTGTGAGCTTTAAAATATACATATCAGGGGTACTAGTATTTGCAACAGCCGTTACACTTCCTGCTCCCGGATCAAAGTCAACTGTTTGTGTAAATTCACCTACTACATATACGTTCCCGCTTGCATCAACTAATATCTGATTCGCGTCTTGACTG is a window of Bacteroidota bacterium DNA encoding:
- a CDS encoding T9SS type A sorting domain-containing protein, which produces MKSKYLKLLSVIAFVFVVEVTKSQSFAWAQQFGSIAADASYYSITDATGNVYIVGGFSGTVDFDPGVGTSNVTSVGGTDGYVVKLNSSGVFQWVRTIGGTGTDRVHSISIDATGNLYIAGIFNGTVDFDPGAGTFNLTSAGSEDVFISKWNSTGNFVWAGRLAGAGSQDANQILVDASGNVYVVGEFTQTVDFDPGAGSVTAVANTSTPDMYILKLTTTGVFSWVRTYGSPVGTDFDRAEDIDFDASGNLVIVGDFSGTIDFDPGAGTFNLISNGVQDAFVLKLNTSGNFVSAFNFGGVNSDKIEDVEVDASGNIYVTGYFQGSVDFDPSASSFSMTSAGGSDIFVAKYSATGSFLWAKRMGTSTTAGGLADTGFGIAVNSLGEVFSAGEFRGNNCDFDPGTGTFLLSAGATNSDLYIQKLDANGNFLFAQKIGGTNLTDFAGSVWFDGVNNAIYVCGSFNGNSDFDGGAATYTMQTAGNTDGFILKLSACIAPSAPVNVTSSTLLNICSGNSTTLTTTSTGTVTWHSTSTSTTVLNNGLSYVTPTLTAGTFTYYAQSNTACGASASRTPITVTVTSSPTIVITPSASALCSGQSATLTASGAGSYTWSTGGTNSAIVVSPTSTATYSVTGMNSNCYSDRTVTVTVTPTPTINITPSTSTLCSGQSATLTASGASSYAWSTGGTNSGIVVSPTLTTTYSVTGTTSGCSSSNTFTVQVSICNSVHELEFKNSVIVYPNPTSGTVLVNSNTEIERIELINMLGQRIEEFEMTSNKLSIHIAEEGHYILILVDKDGRKAFKKVIVEK